A DNA window from Ranitomeya imitator isolate aRanImi1 chromosome 2, aRanImi1.pri, whole genome shotgun sequence contains the following coding sequences:
- the LOC138666438 gene encoding general transcription factor II-I repeat domain-containing protein 2-like, translating into MVDDGEQQPQLLDKVRQEAVGKEIRSDQSSHKYDCLVGDVRKDKILKLKHSLTTRQNTFVKQKQLNISSLRASYQVAKLIACTGRPFAEGEFVKECLLSVAKEMCPEKTDLFSTVSLSGSTITRRIEEMGDNLHQHLQNSARKLSYFSLALDESNDVRDSAQLLIFIRGTNDNFEVMEELAALQSIKGTTTGEDIYGKLSQTVKDLELDWAKLASVTTDGAPSMVGCKKGVIARIKQEMDKRNHSHPIAIHCLIHQQALCSKSLKWDSVMKIVVSCVNFIRANALNHRQFQEFLSELNVAYENVLLQILCCQKNKEVPELSDAEWKWHLAFLTDVTELLNSLNVQLQGKGKLICDMHSHVKAFEVKLGLLMKQVTEENFCHLPLTQNLLAEKPMVAFPKETCVNSLEKLQKEFQFRFKELHLHEQDIQLFRNPFSIDIENVDAIYQMELAELQNCDSLKDAFKSSSLPNFYASLPSETYPNLRNHALKMATIFGSTYVCEQTFSRMKHLKSPTRSRLTDVHLHHLLRLAVTNMEADIDHLISQKQAHSSH; encoded by the exons ATAAATATGATTGTTTGGTTGGAGATGTAAGGAAAGATAAAATATTAAAACTGAAACATTCATTGACAACTCGGCAAAATACTTTTGTGAAGCAGAAGCAGCTAAACATTTCATCACTGCGAGCAAGTTATCAAGTTGCCAAGCTAATAGCGTGCACTGGCAGGCCATTCGCGGAGGGAGAATTTGTTAAAGAGTGCCTTCTTTCTGTCGCCAAAGagatgtgtccagaaaaaacagacTTGTTTAGTACAGTTAGTCTTTCAGGATCTACAATTACACGAAGGATTGAAGAAATGGGAGACAATTTGCATCAACATTTGCAAAACTCTGCAAGAAAACTGTCCTATTTTTCCTTGGCACTTGACGAGAGCAATGATGTTCGTGATTCTGCACAACTTCTAATTTTTATTCGTGGGACGAATGACAATTTTGAAGTCATGGAAGAGCTTGCTGCACTGCAAAGCATCAAAGGGACAACTACAGGAGAGGATATCTATGGAAAGCTTTCTCAAACTGTGAAGGATTTGGAGCTAGACTGGGCTAAACTAGCCAGTGTGACAACTGATGGTGCGCCTAGCATGGTGGGGTGTAAGAAAGGAGTAATTGCTCGCATTAAACAAGAGATGGACAAACGTAACCATTCTCATCCAATAGCCATACACTGCCTCATCCACCAACAAGCGCTATGTAGTAAATCACTGAAGTGGGACTCGGTTATGAAAATTGTGGTATCTTGTGTTAACTTCATTAGAGCTAATGCACTAAACCACAGACAATTTCAGGAATTTCTGTCTGAGCTAAATGTTGCCTATGAAAATGTTCT ATTACAGATTTTATGCTGTCAAAAAAACAAAGAAGTACCAGAGCTCAGTGATGCAGAATGGAAATGGCACCTCGCCTTTCTGACAGATGTAACAGAGCTACTCAACAGTTTAAATGTGCAACTTCAAGGAAAAGGGAAGCTCATCTGTGATATGCACTCACATGTGAAAGCATTTGAAGTTAAATTAGGCCTCCTTATGAAACAAGTGACGGAGGAaaatttctgccatctccccttaaCTCAAAATCTGTTAGCAGAAAAACCCATGGTTGCATTTCCAAAAGAAACATGTGTGAATTCACTGGAAAAATTGCAAAAGGAGTTCCAATTCAGATTTAAAGAGCTTCATCTCCATGAACAGGACATACAGCTTTTCCGTAACCCATTTTCTATTGATATTGAAAATGTGGATGCAATTTACCAAATGGAACTGGCTGAACTGCAGAATTGTGACTCTCTGAAAGACGCATTCAAGTCAAGCAGCTTGCCTAACTTCTATGCATCTCTCCCCTCTGAGACCTATCCTAATCTCAGGAATCATGCACTCAAAATGGCAACCATCTTTGGCAGCACTTATGTTTGTGAACAGACTTTTTCCAGAATGAAACATCTGAAATCTCCAACCAGATCTAGACTAACTGATGTGCACTTGCATCACTTGTTACGGCTAGCAGTGACAAATATGGAAGCGGACATTGACCACCTCATCAGTCAAAAGCAGGCCCATAGTTCCCATTGA